A single region of the Vagococcus teuberi genome encodes:
- the rpsO gene encoding 30S ribosomal protein S15, whose protein sequence is MAISKERKNEIIKEYARHEGDTGSPEVQIAVLTAEINALNEHAHVHKKDHHSYRGLMKKVGHRRNLLAYLRKNDVQRYRELIKRLGLRR, encoded by the coding sequence ATGGCAATTTCAAAAGAACGCAAGAACGAAATCATTAAAGAATACGCACGTCACGAAGGAGATACTGGTTCTCCAGAAGTACAAATCGCTGTTTTAACTGCAGAAATTAATGCATTAAACGAGCATGCACACGTGCATAAAAAAGACCACCATTCATACCGTGGATTAATGAAAAAAGTTGGTCACCGTCGTAACTTATTAGCTTACTTACGTAAAAATGATGTTCAACGTTACCGTGAATTAATCAAACGTTTAGGCTTACGCCGTTAA
- the treR gene encoding trehalose operon repressor — protein MKAYEVIYQTIENSILKGEYGPGDFLPSENQYVKQFKVSRDTVRKALNLLMTNGHIQKIHGKGSMVLKREQLRFPISGLTSYKELQQAYGYDSITDVVSLETIKISEDLSRLTGFEKDEDVWKIIRTREIDHQKVIRDTDYLLCRLIPNLTREIGEDSIYKYIEKELNLQISFAEKEIRVVPLNQLDKDHLDLNSQDNNIVSIQSRVFLANAEQFQYTESRHRVDKFLFYDFARRNPSTI, from the coding sequence ATGAAAGCTTATGAAGTAATTTATCAAACAATTGAAAACAGCATTTTAAAAGGTGAGTACGGTCCGGGAGATTTTTTACCCAGTGAAAATCAATATGTGAAACAGTTTAAAGTATCAAGAGATACTGTCAGAAAGGCATTGAATTTATTAATGACAAATGGGCATATCCAAAAAATACATGGCAAAGGATCCATGGTTTTAAAAAGAGAACAACTAAGATTCCCTATCTCAGGTTTAACAAGTTACAAAGAATTACAACAAGCATATGGATATGATAGTATCACTGATGTCGTCTCATTAGAAACAATAAAAATTTCTGAAGATTTAAGTCGTCTCACAGGATTCGAAAAAGATGAAGATGTCTGGAAAATAATAAGAACAAGAGAAATTGATCATCAAAAAGTAATTCGTGACACAGATTATTTGTTATGTCGATTAATTCCTAATTTAACACGCGAGATTGGAGAGGATTCCATTTACAAATATATCGAAAAAGAGTTAAATTTACAGATCTCTTTTGCCGAAAAAGAAATCAGGGTTGTTCCTTTAAATCAATTAGATAAAGACCATTTAGATTTAAATTCACAAGATAATAATATTGTGTCAATTCAAAGCCGTGTCTTTTTAGCTAATGCTGAACAGTTTCAATACACAGAAAGTAGACACCGTGTTGACAAATTTTTGTTTTACGATTTTGCAAGAAGAAACCCTTCAACTATCTAA
- the treP gene encoding PTS system trehalose-specific EIIBC component, protein MGKFNQDALLLLDYVGGKENIAAVTHCATRMRFVLNDPSKAQEDKIEEISCVRGIFTNAGQFQVIIGNEVPTFYEEFMSVAGIQGGTKEEIKSAAKQNQNMLQRAVTMLAEIFTPLLPAIIVGGLILGFRNILEAVPMGFLDGKTITESSTFWNGVNGFLWLPGEAIFHFLPVGITWSIAKKMRGTEILGIVLGITLVSPQLLNAYSVNSTSAADIAANWSWDFGFFTMDKIGYQAQVIPAMLAGFMLVYLERFLRKHIPEAVSMIFVPFFALLPTILAAHLILGPIGWKIGSAISTVVNTGLTSSLNWLFAAVFGTFYAPLVITGLHHTTLAIDQQLVADFGSTNLWPMICLSNIAQGAAVLAVVYAHRGNKKEEQVSVPSVISAWLGVTEPAMFGINLKYMYPFVAAMIGSGIAGLFVTLFGVRALSIGVGGLPGILAIMPKYYGVFFIGMIIAVIVPFILTLFFRRAGIFNQLDRVGEAISPIDDSLSIPVTSENVASEVVSVYAPLVGELSPITDSKDPVFSQGTMGQGVVIEPMEGHVYAPMNGTISLVFPSKHAIGIVDDHGIEMLIHVGLDTVNLNGQYFETHVKQGDKVMIGDLLLDFDIDGIRESGFLTQTQVVITNSDSYQVDPIIKDGNVTNDTGILQVKTI, encoded by the coding sequence ATGGGAAAATTTAATCAAGATGCATTGCTATTACTAGACTATGTCGGTGGAAAAGAAAATATTGCGGCAGTTACGCACTGTGCAACACGTATGAGGTTTGTACTAAATGATCCATCTAAAGCACAAGAAGATAAAATAGAAGAAATATCTTGTGTGAGAGGTATTTTTACCAATGCTGGACAGTTTCAAGTTATTATTGGAAATGAAGTACCAACGTTCTACGAAGAATTTATGTCAGTAGCAGGAATTCAAGGTGGAACAAAAGAAGAAATAAAATCAGCGGCAAAACAAAATCAAAACATGTTACAACGAGCAGTCACTATGCTTGCAGAAATTTTTACGCCTTTATTACCAGCAATTATTGTTGGGGGATTAATATTAGGATTTAGAAATATTTTAGAAGCGGTACCAATGGGATTTTTAGATGGAAAAACGATAACAGAATCATCGACTTTTTGGAACGGTGTGAATGGCTTTTTATGGTTACCAGGTGAGGCTATTTTTCACTTCCTTCCAGTAGGGATTACTTGGAGTATCGCTAAAAAAATGAGAGGAACAGAAATACTAGGAATTGTCTTAGGGATTACACTAGTTTCTCCACAGCTTTTGAATGCTTATTCAGTCAACTCAACTAGTGCAGCAGATATTGCAGCTAACTGGAGTTGGGATTTTGGATTCTTTACCATGGATAAAATTGGCTATCAAGCACAAGTTATACCAGCTATGTTAGCAGGTTTTATGTTAGTATATCTAGAAAGATTTTTAAGAAAACATATTCCAGAAGCTGTTTCAATGATATTTGTTCCGTTTTTTGCTTTATTACCAACTATTTTAGCTGCTCATTTAATATTAGGACCAATTGGTTGGAAAATAGGTTCTGCTATTTCAACAGTTGTAAATACTGGATTAACATCATCTCTTAATTGGCTATTTGCTGCTGTATTTGGTACTTTTTATGCACCACTTGTTATTACAGGTTTACATCATACAACGTTAGCTATTGACCAACAATTAGTAGCAGATTTTGGCTCAACGAATCTTTGGCCAATGATTTGTTTATCAAACATTGCTCAAGGAGCAGCTGTTTTAGCTGTTGTATATGCTCATAGAGGAAATAAAAAAGAAGAACAAGTGTCTGTTCCATCCGTTATTTCAGCTTGGTTAGGTGTAACAGAACCTGCAATGTTTGGGATTAATTTAAAATATATGTATCCATTTGTTGCAGCTATGATTGGTAGTGGGATAGCTGGTTTATTTGTGACATTATTTGGTGTTAGAGCCTTATCAATTGGTGTTGGTGGCTTACCAGGTATTTTAGCTATCATGCCAAAATATTACGGGGTATTCTTTATAGGGATGATTATTGCAGTTATAGTCCCATTTATTTTAACATTATTCTTTAGAAGAGCAGGTATTTTCAATCAGCTAGACAGAGTTGGTGAAGCTATTTCACCTATTGATGATAGCTTAAGCATACCTGTGACATCTGAAAATGTTGCTAGTGAAGTTGTTTCGGTCTATGCACCATTAGTTGGAGAGTTATCACCAATTACTGATTCAAAAGATCCAGTATTTTCTCAAGGAACAATGGGACAAGGAGTGGTCATTGAGCCGATGGAAGGTCATGTTTACGCACCGATGAACGGAACGATAAGTTTAGTATTTCCTAGTAAACATGCAATAGGTATTGTAGATGATCATGGAATTGAAATGTTGATACATGTTGGTCTAGATACAGTTAATTTAAATGGACAGTATTTTGAAACACATGTCAAACAAGGCGATAAAGTGATGATTGGTGATTTATTACTAGATTTTGATATAGATGGTATTAGAGAGTCAGGATTTTTAACTCAAACACAAGTGGTCATTACTAATTCAGATAGTTATCAAGTAGACCCGATAATCAAAGATGGTAACGTGACAAATGATACAGGAATTTTGCAAGTTAAAACAATTTAG
- the gndA gene encoding NADP-dependent phosphogluconate dehydrogenase has translation MSKQQFGMVGLGVMGKNLALNSESKGYSVSVYSHFYHETDEFLKNHPEKNIKGFETIDSFVESIETPRKIMLMVTAGKITDTMIEQLVPYLDENDVLIDGGNTHYTDTLRRSNYLKEFGINFVGSGVSGGEEGALNGPSLMPGGQREAYDLIKPLFEDIAAKAHDGKPCVSYIGPDGAGHFVKMVHNGIEYGDMQLIAESYDILSKGLDISIEEISQIFNSWNDGELNSYLMTITSELLMKKDDLDTQDYIVTHILDKAGNKGTGKWTSQNALDLGVPLPLVTEAVFARFMSALKEERCEASRILPGPDATIDIDKNVMIEKVRRALYFSKIMSYAQGFSQMMMASNEYNWSLNYGELAQIFREGCIIRAQFLQKITDAYEKNPTLKNLMLDDYFLSIVSEYQSDIREVVSLAVKLGVPVPSLSSAISYYDSYRSKDLPANIIQAQRDYFGAHTYERKDREGIFHYDWYKKDK, from the coding sequence ATGAGTAAGCAGCAGTTTGGTATGGTAGGATTAGGTGTTATGGGAAAAAATTTGGCTTTAAATAGTGAAAGCAAAGGATACAGCGTGTCCGTTTACAGTCATTTTTATCATGAAACAGATGAGTTTTTAAAGAATCATCCAGAAAAAAACATTAAAGGATTTGAAACAATTGACTCTTTTGTTGAATCAATTGAAACACCTCGAAAAATAATGCTGATGGTAACTGCTGGAAAGATAACAGATACTATGATTGAACAGTTAGTCCCTTATTTAGATGAAAATGATGTGTTGATTGATGGAGGAAATACTCATTACACTGATACACTTAGACGAAGTAACTACTTAAAAGAATTTGGAATTAACTTTGTGGGTTCAGGTGTGTCTGGTGGGGAAGAAGGTGCACTAAACGGTCCATCACTCATGCCAGGTGGTCAACGTGAAGCATATGATTTAATTAAACCTTTGTTTGAAGATATTGCAGCTAAAGCTCATGATGGAAAACCTTGTGTGTCTTACATTGGACCAGACGGAGCTGGACATTTTGTTAAAATGGTTCATAACGGTATTGAGTATGGTGACATGCAGTTGATCGCCGAGAGTTATGATATTTTATCTAAAGGATTGGATATTAGTATAGAAGAAATATCTCAAATCTTTAATTCTTGGAATGATGGCGAACTAAACAGCTATTTAATGACGATTACATCAGAATTATTAATGAAGAAAGATGATTTAGACACGCAAGATTACATCGTCACACACATATTAGATAAAGCAGGCAATAAAGGGACTGGGAAATGGACCAGTCAAAATGCACTTGATTTAGGTGTGCCATTACCTCTTGTAACAGAAGCAGTTTTTGCTAGATTTATGTCAGCTTTAAAAGAAGAACGATGCGAGGCAAGTCGTATTTTACCAGGACCAGATGCTACTATAGACATAGATAAAAACGTCATGATAGAAAAAGTCAGAAGAGCCTTATACTTTAGTAAGATTATGAGTTACGCGCAAGGCTTTTCACAAATGATGATGGCAAGTAATGAATACAATTGGTCATTAAACTATGGAGAACTCGCTCAAATATTTCGTGAAGGCTGTATTATACGTGCACAATTTTTACAAAAAATCACAGATGCTTATGAAAAGAATCCAACACTAAAAAATCTAATGTTAGATGACTACTTTTTAAGTATTGTTTCAGAATACCAAAGTGACATTAGAGAAGTTGTTTCTTTAGCAGTTAAACTAGGCGTACCAGTACCAAGTCTGTCTTCGGCGATTTCTTATTATGATTCATACCGCTCAAAAGACTTACCAGCCAATATTATTCAAGCACAAAGAGATTACTTTGGTGCACATACTTATGAGCGAAAAGACCGAGAAGGAATATTTCATTATGATTGGTACAAAAAAGATAAATAA
- the pnp gene encoding polyribonucleotide nucleotidyltransferase, protein MHSEKRVFETTWGGRPLSVEIGQLAKQANGAVLVRYGDTVVLSVAVASKQAKDVDFFPLTVNYEEKMYAVGKVPGGFIKREGRPSETATLTARLIDRPIRPMFAEGFRNEVQITNTVMSVEQDCSPEMAAMLGSSLALCVSDIPFNGPIAGVEVGFVDGEYVINPTVEQAEQTTIELSVAGTKDAINMVESGAKEVSEEDMLGALLFGHEEIKRLVAFQEEIANEIGKEKMEIELLQVDADLEKEINDTYMPRMTQAIQTEEKLAREDNISALKDEVIAVYEEKFAEDEESAKWMKEVRQILEDMEKNEVRRLITVEKVRPDGRKIDEIRPLSSEVGILPRVHGSGLFTRGQTQALSVCTLAPLGEHQIIDGLGVEESKRFIHHYNFPQYSVGSTGPMRSPGRREIGHGALGERAMAQVIPNEQEFPYMIRVVSEVLESNGSSSQASICAGILALMDAGVPIKAPVAGIAMGLVMDGDNYTILTDIQGMEDHLGDMDFKVAGTKDGITALQMDIKIEGITEAILTEALTQAKKARMEILTELTSTIAEPRKELSKYAPKIEMIQIKSEKIKDVIGKGGETINKIIEETDVKIDIDQDGNVSIAHQDQDKINRAIEIIKDLVREVEVGEVYLAKVVRIEKFGAFVNLFKGKDALVHISQFSHERVNKVEDVVKLGDEILVKVTEIDRQGRVNASRKAMIEKPKEEKKEEKKEETKEKSE, encoded by the coding sequence ATGCATAGTGAAAAACGTGTATTTGAAACAACTTGGGGCGGTCGTCCGCTATCAGTTGAAATCGGGCAATTAGCCAAACAAGCAAATGGAGCAGTGTTAGTAAGATATGGTGACACAGTGGTATTAAGTGTCGCAGTGGCTTCAAAACAAGCGAAAGATGTTGATTTTTTCCCATTAACAGTTAACTACGAAGAAAAAATGTATGCTGTTGGGAAAGTACCAGGAGGATTCATTAAACGTGAAGGACGTCCAAGTGAAACAGCAACATTAACTGCTCGTTTGATTGATAGACCAATCCGTCCAATGTTTGCTGAAGGATTTCGTAATGAAGTTCAAATTACGAACACAGTGATGAGTGTGGAACAAGATTGCTCACCTGAAATGGCAGCAATGTTAGGTTCATCTTTAGCTCTATGTGTATCTGATATTCCATTTAATGGCCCAATTGCTGGCGTCGAAGTTGGTTTTGTTGACGGTGAGTATGTCATCAACCCAACTGTTGAACAAGCAGAGCAAACAACGATTGAATTATCAGTAGCTGGAACAAAAGATGCCATCAACATGGTTGAAAGTGGTGCAAAAGAAGTATCTGAAGAAGATATGTTAGGTGCCCTTTTATTCGGTCATGAAGAAATTAAACGTTTGGTTGCTTTCCAAGAAGAAATTGCCAATGAAATCGGCAAAGAAAAAATGGAAATCGAGTTATTACAAGTTGATGCTGATTTAGAAAAAGAAATCAATGATACTTATATGCCTCGTATGACTCAAGCCATTCAAACAGAAGAAAAATTAGCTCGTGAAGACAATATTTCAGCTTTAAAAGATGAAGTGATTGCTGTTTACGAAGAAAAATTTGCTGAAGATGAAGAGTCTGCTAAATGGATGAAAGAAGTTCGTCAAATCTTAGAAGACATGGAAAAAAATGAAGTTCGTCGCCTGATTACAGTTGAAAAAGTTCGTCCTGATGGTCGTAAAATTGACGAAATTCGTCCTTTATCATCTGAAGTAGGAATTTTACCACGTGTACATGGATCTGGCTTATTTACTCGTGGGCAAACACAAGCTTTATCAGTTTGTACATTAGCACCACTTGGCGAACATCAAATTATTGATGGTTTAGGTGTGGAAGAAAGCAAACGATTCATCCACCATTATAACTTCCCACAATACTCAGTTGGTTCAACTGGTCCAATGAGATCACCAGGTCGTCGTGAAATCGGACATGGTGCATTAGGTGAACGTGCGATGGCACAAGTCATTCCAAATGAACAAGAGTTTCCATACATGATTCGTGTGGTTTCAGAAGTATTAGAATCAAATGGTTCTTCTTCTCAAGCAAGTATCTGTGCAGGAATCTTGGCCTTAATGGATGCTGGTGTTCCAATCAAAGCACCTGTTGCGGGTATTGCAATGGGACTTGTAATGGATGGGGATAACTACACTATCCTAACAGATATACAAGGTATGGAAGACCACTTGGGTGACATGGACTTTAAAGTTGCCGGAACAAAAGATGGTATTACAGCATTACAAATGGATATTAAAATCGAAGGAATTACAGAAGCTATCTTAACAGAAGCTCTAACTCAAGCGAAAAAAGCACGTATGGAAATTCTAACTGAATTGACATCAACAATCGCTGAACCTCGTAAAGAGTTAAGTAAATATGCTCCTAAGATTGAAATGATTCAAATCAAATCTGAAAAAATTAAAGATGTTATCGGTAAAGGTGGCGAAACCATCAATAAAATTATCGAAGAAACTGATGTTAAAATTGATATCGATCAAGATGGTAATGTAAGTATTGCCCATCAAGATCAAGATAAAATCAACCGTGCGATTGAAATCATTAAAGATTTGGTTCGTGAAGTTGAAGTTGGAGAAGTTTACTTAGCAAAAGTTGTTAGAATTGAAAAATTTGGGGCCTTTGTTAACTTATTTAAAGGAAAAGATGCCTTAGTACATATCTCTCAATTCTCACATGAGCGTGTGAATAAAGTAGAAGATGTAGTTAAATTAGGTGATGAAATCCTTGTTAAAGTAACTGAAATTGATCGTCAGGGACGTGTCAATGCTTCTCGTAAAGCGATGATTGAAAAACCAAAAGAAGAGAAAAAAGAAGAGAAAAAAGAAGAAACAAAAGAAAAATCTGAATAA